In one window of Orcinus orca chromosome 17, mOrcOrc1.1, whole genome shotgun sequence DNA:
- the TRAM1 gene encoding translocating chain-associated membrane protein 1 has protein sequence MAIRKKSTKSPPVLSHEFVLQNHADIVSCVAMVFLLGLMFEITAKASIIFVTLQYNVTLPATEEQATESAFLYYYGIKDLATVFFYMLVAIIIHAIIQEYVLDKINRRMHFSKTKHSKFNESGQLSAFYLFSCVWGTFILISENYISDPTILWRAYPHNLMTFQMKFFYISQLAYWFHAFPELYFQKTKKEDIPRQLVYIGLYLFHIAGAYLLNLNHLGLVLLVLHYFVEFLFHISRLFYFSDEKYQKGFSLWAVLFVLGRLLTLILSVLTVGFGLARAENQKLDFSTGNFNVLAVRIAVLASICITQAFMMWKFINFQLRRWREHSTFQAPTVKKKPTVTKGRSSRKGTENGVNGTVTSNGADSSRNRKEKSS, from the exons ATGGCGATTCGCAAGAAGAGCACCAAGAGCCCCCCGGTCCTGAGCCACGAATTCGTCCTGCAGAATCACGCGGACATCGTCTCCTGTGTAGCGATGGTCTTCTTGCTGGGGCTCATGTTCGAG ataaCAGCAAAAGCTTCTATAATTTTTGTTACTCTTCAGTACAATGTTACCCTCCCTGCAACAG AAGAACAAGCTACTGAATCAGCGTTCCTTTATTACTATGGTATCAAAGATTTGGCTACAGTTTTCTTCTACATGCTAGTGGCGATAATTATTCATGCCATAATTCAAGAATATGTGTTGGAT AAAATTAACAGGCGGATGCACTTTTCCAAAACGAAACACAGCAAGTTTAATGAATCTGGTCAGCTGAGTGCATTCTACCTATTTTCTTGTGTTTGGGGCACATTCATTCTCATATCT GAAAACTATATCTCAGACCCAACTATCTTGTGGAGAGCTTATCCCCATAACCTGATGAC ATTTCAAATGAAGTTTTTCTACATATCACAGTTGGCATACTGGTTTCATGCTTTTCCTGAACTCtacttccagaaaaccaaaaaa GAAGATATTCCTCGTCAGCTCGTCTACATTGGTCTTTACCTCTTTCACATTGCTGGAGCTTATCTTTTGAA CTTGAATCATCTAGGACTTGTTCTTTTGGTGCTGCACTATTTTGTTGAGTTTCTTTTCCACATTTCCCGCCTGTTTTATTTTAGTGATGAAAAGTATCAGAAAGG ATTTTCTCTGTGGGCAGTTCTGTTTGTGTTGGGAAGACTTCTGACTTTAATTCTTTCGGTACTCACTGTTGGCTTTGGCCTTGCAAGAGCAGAGAATCAGAAGCTGGATTTCAGTACTGGAAACTTCAACGTGTTGGCTGTTAG AATTGCTGTTCTGGCATCTATTTGCATTACCCAAGCATTCATGATGTGGAAGTTCATTAATTTTCAGCTACGGAGGTGGAGAGAACATTCTACTTTTCAGGCACCAACTGTGAAGAAGAAACCAACAGTGACTAAAGGCAGGTCTTCTAGAAAAGGAACAG aaaaTGGTGTAAATGGAACAGTAACTTCAAATGGAGCAGACTCTTCCCGtaatagaaaagagaaatcttCATAA